In Marasmius oreades isolate 03SP1 chromosome 3, whole genome shotgun sequence, a single window of DNA contains:
- a CDS encoding uncharacterized protein (antiSMASH:Cluster_3.6) has protein sequence MTRTSSSSSESATEIESSYLPGSAHGSPYLSPLSPSSSSASPLTSYSNNDREHSHHRLHTLPPLETSQSRLSVPAIFNQQYYNNNTHHSQDVPRPHVNSSAISHSSTATRHGPSSNNPLDNSSSSSSNVSLTHPNSVALQQLANHYGIPSVLPKPPLSKSATKTQQSQSTRSTPPLPDFQYQLSNYLSMLAQKPESDPTNTTPMSNNIAEDASSMDNDADDAMQSVVQTLMASPEFNIQAIMDSPAISSPNSFLTSPFDTPNHQFDASPLIDFADTFGDTSPMDTPLFDEFNTSPIDDSPFLDALSTPVMDAVDGMEMFANGSPLFDDGGVGMYQDLETSLKPSAAPEVEWDKLLKMSPQTPSLDPSLVYPSPSLQSEQSFPVPSSKSATSGATVAPTNRRKQPTATGTRRNITPQSLVPHDAPTQPRRYVTPSVTSKKEVPATFARKKRKAVSGAVAVGEDELDCDADLPPLKPDATEMEQIEYKRRQNTLAARKSRKRKLEYQQGIEDENEQLKNQVEAWKTRCEVLSGMLKGAGIHVDLQDLGNTK, from the exons ATGACTCGAACGAGTTCGTCGTCCTCTGAATCCGCAACCGAGATCGAGTCATCTTATCTTCCTGGATCGGCCCATGGCAGCCCGTATCTCTCGCCGCTTTCACCCTCGTCGTCTAGTGCATCACCGCTAACTTCCTATTCAAACAATGACAGAGAGCACAGTCATCACCGGCTGCACACGTTGCCGCCCCTAGAAACTTCACAAAGTCGACTTTCAGTCCCCGCCATTTTTAACCAACAGTATTACAACAACAACACCCACCATAGCCAAGATGTTCCCCGACCGCACGTGAATAGCTCGGCTATTTCTCATTCGTCTACGGCAACTCGTCATGGACCTTCGTCGAACAACCCGCTTGATAACTCAAGCTCTTCTTCCAGCAATGTATCTTTGACCCACCCGAACTCTGTTGCTCTTCAGCAACTTGCTAACCATTATGGGATCCCTTCTGTCTTACCCAAGCCCCCTCTATCGAAATCAGCAACAAAAACTCAACAATCTCAGTCAACCCGGTCGACGCCGCCGCTCCCGGACTTCCAATATCAGTTATCCAACTATTTATCAATGTTAGCACAAAAACCTGAATCTGATCCCACCAACACTACCCCTATGTCCAACAATATCGCCGAGGACGCTTCATCAATGGATAACGACGCGGACGACGCGATGCAGAGCGTCGTACAAACTTTGATGG CCTCTCCGGAGTTCAACATACAGGCGATTATGGACTCTCCTGCTATTAGTTCTCCAAATTCTTTCCTCACCTCACCTTTCGACACCCCCAATCATCAATTTGATGCCTCACCCCTCATAGACTTCGCGGATACGTTCGGCGACACTTCTCCGATGGACACTCCACTGTTCGACGAGTTCAATACCTCCCCTATCGACGACAGTCCCTTCCTAGATGCTCTTAGCACACCAGTGATGGACGCCGTCGATGGAATGGAGATGTTTGCGAACGGAAGCCCCTTGTTTGATGACGGCGGCGTTGGAATGTATCAAGATCTTGAGACGAGTCTCAAGCCATCTGCCGCCCCTGAGGTGGAATGGGACAAGCTTCTGAAAATGTCTCCTCAGACCCCGAGCTTGGATCCCAGTCTCGTCTATCCTAGCCCCAGCTTACAGTCCGAGCAATCGTTCCCTGTTCCCTCGTCTAAGTCCGCTACTTCCGGTGCCACCGTTGCTCCAACTAATCGACGCAAGCAACCCACCGCCACCGGCACCCGTCGCAATATCACCCCACAGTCCCTAGTCCCTCATGATGCTCCCACACAGCCAAGGCGGTACGTTACTCCTTCCGTAACTTCGAAAAAGGAGGTCCCTGCCACATTCGCTCGTAAGAAGCGGAAAGCAGTTAGTGGTGCTGTTGCCGTCGGGGAAGATGAGTTGGATTGTGATGCGGATCTGCCCCCGCTCAAACCAGATGCGACCGAGATGGAGCAGATTGAATACAAGCGTCGCCAAAATACGCTTGCGGCAAGGAAGTCGCGGAAGCGTAAGCTCGAATATCAACAAGGAATTGAGGACGAGAACGAACAACTGAAGAACCAGGTCGAAGCCTGGAAGACTCGCTGTGAAGTTCTGAGCGGCATGTTGAAAGGTGCTGGAATTCATGTCGACCTTCAAGACCTTGGTAATACCAAGTAG
- a CDS encoding uncharacterized protein (BUSCO:EOG092633QB; antiSMASH:Cluster_3.6), protein MNFFKTKQRTPPDLVRGLRDAIPKLESGAPGGETRRKANEEISKNLQQIKGLLYGDGDPLPEVIAQLAQETYNTDLLHFLVQNIARFEFETRKDVVQIFNNLLRRQIGSRWPTVDYLAGKPEIIFSTLAGYENEEIALNTGMILKEMLRHEALCKILLYSDKFYNFPHYIETTTFGISCDAFANLKETLTRHKPMVAEYLDKNYDRFFSSYTTLILSDNYVTKRQSLKLLGEILLDRANFNVMTRYIGNEANLKMMMNLLRDKSKNIQFEAFHVFKVFVANPKKPPQIESILRRNQEKLLIFLKNFHNDKEDEQFSDEKQFLIVQIQGL, encoded by the exons ATGAACTTCTTCAAGACTAAGCAACGAACCCCTCCTGATCTTGTACGAGGACTGCGTGACGCTATACCAAAGTTGGAATCGGGCGCGCCTGGCGGGGAAACGAGAAGAAAG GCAAACGAGGAAATATCGAAGAATCTACAACAAATCAAAGGTTTGCTGTATGGCGACGGAG ATCCACTCCCCGAAGTCATAGCCCAGCTGGCTCAGGAAACGTACAACACCGATCTACTTCACTTCCTTGTGCAGAACATCGCTCGTTTCGAGTTTGAAACACGGAAAGATGTCGTTCAGATATTCAACAATCTCTTGAGAAGACAGATTGGATCTCGATGGCCGACTGTTGATTACCTGGCGGGTAAACCTGAAATCATCTTTTCGACATTGGCCGGTTATGAGAATGAGGAGATCGCTCTCAATACTGGGATGATACTCAAGGAGATGTTGAGGCATGAGGCATTGTGCAAGATATTGCTCTATTCTGACAA ATTCTACAACTTCCCACACTATATCGAGACTACAACATTCGGAATATCGTGCGATGCCTTTGCAAACTTGAAAGAAACATTGACAAGACATAAACCCATGGTTGCAGAGTACCTTGACAAGAACTACGATCGG TTCTTCTCGTCGTACACTACCCTGATCCTCTCCGATAATTACGTGACGAAACGCCAGTCGCTGAAACTGCTCGGAGAAATATTATTGGATAGGGCGAACTTCAACGTCATGACCCGCTATATCGGAAACGAAGCCAACCTCAAAATGATGATGAACCTTCTACGCGATAAGAGCAAGAATATCCAATTCGAGGCCTTCCATGTATTCAAA GTGTTTGTCGCAAACCCCAAGAAGCCACCCCAGATAGAGAGTATacttcgaagaaatcaagagaAGCTTCTCATAttcttgaagaacttccaCAACGACAAAGAGG ATGAACAATTCAGTGACGAGAAACAATTCTTAATCGTTCAAATTCAAGGACTGTAA
- a CDS encoding uncharacterized protein (antiSMASH:Cluster_3.6): MGSKYKYKSDRMKIKNSIAHSTFPSPMVSFTILAGGYDTFVASYLFNSTNASLTVTGRFPTGVNPSWITAHPTNRSVFYAVNELDDGALQSYTTTSNGVVTGPFDTVPSGGGSPAFAVALGTGEVAIMNYNGGNGRIIPTSSPLKFVNDSAPVITFPPPAGGVSHPHQAVAHGQEILIPDLGGDKVWRLTENGGPGNWKIAGNILQPPGSGPRHVAIRDDRLFTLHELASTLTIQKFPTLSLNGTAPLIANASIIPSHPPAGSQWGAAEILIPDRTDKFPNSYIYVSNRNIATDPSALDPRGDTIAIFEHVNVGTKNEGLRLIKQIFTGLSQVRGMEIGRQTNGGDKYLVASGVAGTGGTVVFERIDGGADLKEVARNKDIPTRTSFIWI, from the exons ATGGGGTCAAAGTATAAATACAAATCCGACAGGATGAAGATCAAGAATTCAATTGCACATTCTACCTTCCCATCACCCATGGTCTCGTTCACAATCCTTGCAGGGGGATACGATACATTCGTTGCCTCGTATCTTTTCAACTCCACTAACGCGTCGCTGACAGTAACTGGGCGCTTCCCCACTGGAGTCAACCCCTCCTGGATCACTGCGCACCCGACTAACCGTAGTGTGTTTTA TGCTGTAAATGAACTAGATGATGGCGCCCTCCAATCCTACACCACCACGTCGAATGGTGTTGTTACCGGTCCGTTCGACACAGTACCCTCTGGTGGAGGAAGTCCAGCATTTGCCGTTGCACTGGGCACTGGAGAGGTAGCCATAATGAATTATAATGGTGGAAACGGGCGTATCATACCGACATCATCACCCTTGAAATTTGTCAACGATTCCGCTCCTGTGATCACATTCCCTCCTCCAGCAGGTGGAGTGTCGCATCCACACCAGGCTGTAGCACATGGTCAAGAGATTCTCATACCCGACCTG GGTGGTGACAAAGTTTGGAGACTGACAGAAAACGGTGGACCCGGCAATTGGAAAATTGCAGGAAACATTCTCCAACCCCCCGGCAGTGGACCACGACATGTCGCGATCAGGG ACGATCGTTTATTCACCTTACACGAACTCGCATCTACGCTCACCATTCAAAAGTTCCCCACTCTCTCTCTGAACGGTACAGCCCCTCTCATCGCAAATGCATCCATTATCCCCTCACACCCACCAGCGGGATCGCAATGGGGTGCTGCAGAGATTcttattccagatcggacaGACAAGTTCCCTAACTCGTATATCTATGTGTCAAACCGTAACATCGCTACCGATCCCTCTGCCCTCGATCCCAGGGGAGACACGATTGCAATCTTTGAACACGTCAACGTAGGGACCAAGAACGAGGGCTTGAGGCTGATCAAACAAATCTTTACCGGATTAAGCCAGGTCCGGGGCATGGAGATAGGCCGACAGACTAACGGAGGTGACAAATACCTGGTTGCTTCTGGCGTCGCTGGCACTGGTGGTACGGTCGTTTTTGAACGAATCGACGGGGGAGCGGATTTGAAAGAGGTAGCAAGGAACAAGGATATACCCACCAGAACCTCTTTCATCTGGATTTAA
- a CDS encoding uncharacterized protein (antiSMASH:Cluster_3.6), giving the protein MARASKLCLKRSQTPALIIAYIPHPHCNLLQLMTTFTQPVRTRSHRGNIPKLPQTKFCSFCPAKFTRTTHLNRHVRSHINQRHYRCDICGSEFTRSDLLSRHKKTCGNSQHIQRSRQKSCQACADSKIKCDLVYPCSKCISRGKVCVFVNDPEVSRMKKFTTNSNRDSTTTAPNTGDTDCLRASPASTLSTGSGSFTSGEQGPTDCSSSLDGVFEQIERSWHDADQEVYQPGYPGTQYSASQRFEHFESYHLPQGFPPFEPSFAAHHMQHQSCCGGLNRHLCGGACNSIPQTAEQPSLNKAWFYDNHVSPFSGSMPRPFMG; this is encoded by the exons ATGGCACGAGCATCTAAACTCTGTTTAAAAAGATCTCAAACCCCAGCTCTCATCATTGCTTATATTCCCCACCCCCACTGTAACCTCTTGCAATTGATGACGACCTTCACGCAACCCGTCCGCACTCGCTCACATAGGGGCAATATACCCAAACTCCCGCAG acgaaattctgCTCGTTCTGTCCCGCGAAGTTTACTCGAACGACTCACCTGAATAGACACGTTCGATCCC ATATCAACCAGCGTCATTATCGTTGCGAT ATATGCGGTTCTGAATTCACTCGTAGTGACCTCCTATCTCGGCACAAGAAAACCTGTGGGAACTC GCAACACATTCAACGGTCGAGACAGAAATCCTGTCAG GCCTGCGCTGACTCTAAGATCAAATGCGACCTCGTCTATCCTTGCTCGAAATGCATATCCAGAGGGAAAGTTTGCGTCTTTGTCAACGACCCAGAGGTCTCTCGAATGAAGAAGTTTACCACAAACTCTAATCGGGATTCCACGACGACAGCACCGAACACAGGCGACACAGACTGCCTTCGTGCTTCACCCGCGTCCACACTCTCGACCGGTTCGGGATCCTTCACCAGCGGTGAACAAGGCCCTACCGACTGCTCTTCGTCGCTGGACGGCGTGTTCGAACAAATTGAACGCTCGTGGCACGACGCCGACCAAGAGGTCTATCAGCCAGGTTATCCTGGCACTCAATATTCGGCCAGTCAACGGTTCGAGCATTTCGAGAGCTATCATCTTCCCCAGGGATTTCCCCCCTTCGAACCCTCGTTTGCGGCGCACCATATGCAACACCAATCCTGCTGCGGTGGCCTCAACAGACACCTATGCGGAGGGGCCTGTAATTCGATTCCGCAGACAGCGGAACAGCCTTCTCTCAACAAGGCATGGTTTTATGATAACCATGTGTCCCCCTTTTCAGGAAGTATGCCACGTCCCTTCATGGGTTAG
- a CDS encoding uncharacterized protein (antiSMASH:Cluster_3.6), producing MPRKDNPGPISAQAQQELVSEGLDNFELPKSIVTKIAKSAVPENTKLQKEAILSLVKGSTVFINYLAATAHDVAQSKQHKSISASDVLKALELIELGDLVEPLQAELQAYRDLSKTDKKKSGSAKPGRSSSTTSKTKGKEKAMPSISAPYTSIPLAAAEGESISATPGKMIVADGEDGDVDMEGGGEEEEEADVIDDEEVEGNNAAISDREKGEPET from the exons ATGCCACGGAAAGACAACCCAGGTCCAATATCAGCTCAGGCTCAGCAAGAATTGGTATCAGAGGGCTTAGACAATTTTGAATTGCCAAAGAGTATAGTCACGAAAATTGCGAAATCAGCT GTTCCCGAGAACACGAAACTCCAAAAAGAGGCGATACTATCCTTGGTGAAAGGTTCGACGGTTTTCATCAACTACTTGG CTGCCAC GGCGCACGACGTGGCACAATCTAAACAACACAAGAGCATATCTGCGTCTGATGTCCTCAAAGCTTTGGAATTGATAGAGTTGGGTGACCTTGTGGAGCCTTTACAAGCAGAACTTCAGG CATATCGAGATTTATCCAAGACAGACAAGAAGAAGAGTGGTAGTGCTAAGCCTGGCAGGAGCAGTTCGACAACATCTAAAACCAAGGGCAAAGAGAAGGCCATGCCATCTATATCTGCACCTTATACGTCTATTCCGCTCGCAGCAGCGGAAGGCGAATCTATATCCGCGACTCCAGGCAAGATGATAGTTGCAGATGGCGAGGACGGCGATGTCGATATGGAGGGCGggggagaggaggaggaggaggcggatgtcattgacgatgaagaagtcGAGGGCAACAATGCCGCAATTTCAGATAGAGAAAAGGGAGAACCAGAGACATGA
- a CDS encoding uncharacterized protein (antiSMASH:Cluster_3.6) — translation MSVATPTVLPRPQVFPRLLVDPPQPHPVPLPACGKGNYGNLKARRDLQREMNELSDEEKELEDLNISIRNRGYTYMIPIGRTLTIQEEKNDADEESEGASETGESGNGGPPSGDDADTTQDLDAEMEDMDEEGEVSEDNEMEEADSEEFEEGPSDM, via the exons ATGTCCGTAGCCACCCCAACTGTACTTCCTAGGCCACAAGTGTTTCCTAGGCTACTTGTAGACCCCCCTCAGCCGCATCCTGTTCCACTACCAGCTTGTGGTAAAGGCAACTATGGAAACCTCAAAGCGCGACGCGACTTGCAACGCGAAATGAACGAATTGAGcgacgaagaaaaagaactggaagACCTC AACATTAGCATTCGTAACCGTGGATATACTTACATGATTCCGATTGGAAGAACACTCACTATACAAGAGGAGAAGAACGAT GCAGACGAGGAGTCAGAAGGGGCCTCGGAAACAGGAGAATCTGGAAATGGAGGACCTCCTTCTGGGGACGATGCTGATACAACACAAGATCTTGACGCTGAAATGGAAGATATGGATGAAGAGGGCGAGGTTTCTGAAGACAACGAAATGGAGGAAGCGGATTCTGAGGAATTTGAGGAGGGCCCCTCAGATATGTGA